The genomic interval agacattttggacaatttcatgctcccaactttgtgggaacagtttttcaaagcaaggtccataaagacatggatgagcgagtttggagtggaggaacttgactggcctgcacagagtcctgacctcaacccgatagaacacctttgggatgaattagagcggagactgtgagccaggccttctcgtccaacatcagtgcctgacctcacaaatgcgcttctagaagaatggtcaaaaatttccatgaacacactcctaaaccttgtggaaagccttcccagaagagttgaagctgttatagctgcaaagggtgggccaactccatattaaaccctacggattaagaacgtgatgtcattaaagttcatgtgcacgtaaaggcaggcgtcccaaaacttttggcaatatagtgtatgttggaaattaacatttattaataagtttaatgaataataattaaacaataaatatttattaaattgtgtattaataaatgttcaccttttgattagtattgttgcctctagtaattatgtgtctgatttttaatttccaacctattttaggttcattttaagccagccatttagtaatttttaaacaatagttgggttaaataaaactgcccagcacattgggcaaacatttaacccaactgctgggtttgtccattttcaacccaacttgagatgtttttaacccagcatttttagagtgtaatttgCGCTGTTCTTGGTAGATTgcattggtcattatggaaatgatccagctgcgtctgtgttctttaatttgtgcaTCATCAGTAAAATTTCCACACCATCGgcgcttttttggaattgcgctttcacgctaatttgccctgtttagtaaatctggcccttagagcgagaaacaaacatataatacaataatCACCTCAGATCAATGATCAGCGCGTCAGTGTCAACCACTTTGTTCCAGACATGTTCCACAATGATCTGAGCAATGGCAGCAACATGTTCAAAATCTCCAAACATGTCAAAGCGAAGGTAACCAATGTTGTTTTCAAATACGTCAGTGTGGAATGAAACTTTGATGAGCTCAATGAACATCTCGGGTGTGGGATTCtggaaattaaaagaaaattgtCATTCATAATCTCTGAATTGTTATGTCTAAAAATTTGGCAATGGTAATGACTCACCATTGGAGGAAGTGCAGGAATATTGCTGGTGGTCTTCAAGCATTTGTCCCCTGACAGTTTTAGGAGGTCAGCAGAGAGCTTTACTTCCAGTTCTTCTTTTGTGGAGATCATGCTGTATTCCCCACTAGATGCAAGCTTCTCAGCGACAGCCTCCCCAAGACTTGGAAATGCATAGTTGTCTGCAACCAGCATGGCTGCCGCCTGAACCAACCCTGGGATTTCAACACGAAGTTTAATGATTGCAATCGCAGCTTCAAGGGCATCTTCTGCAGCAACTTCGACATCTGGTGCCACTCCGCTGATTTCCCAGCTCTTGCCAGTGATGGGGTTAATAGACTTGGCAACTGGCACAGACACATAGAAGTCAGTGTCACCCACCTTAATTTTGCTCATTTTTACAGTTCCCCCAGCTGTGTTTTCCCCAACAATGGTGGCCCTTTTAAGGTGTTTAAGGCAATAAGCAACATCTTCTGCAACCCCAAGAGTGTCCTTGCTTGTCAGAATCATCAAGGGTTTGGAGGTTCCGTATCTCTTTCCCAACAGGGTCGGCATGGACCACAGCTCTATGGTGAGGTCAGAGGTGCGATCATACACCGAATCAATGTGGATTAATGGCTCAGGGTCGGTGTAGTAAGACACAATATATGGAATTCCGGATAGCTCACCACTGACAGCATTGCGGAAGTCAAGAATCATGGCGGATGTTGAGAGGATTTTGTCCCAGACGTGCTCCAGCAAAACAGGCCCAACTTTCTGAGCTATCTCCTCACCAATGATGTGCTGAATCCTCAGGTAGCCAATGTCGCCATCCAGGATCTCAACTTTGACGGTGGATTTGATCATTGCGGCCAGCTGCTCCGGAGGGATGTCAGGCATGGCCGGCGGCGCTGCAGGAACGAAACCTGGCTCGTATGTGACTTTCAATCTGGAATCActaattgtttttttaacccCATCAGTCAGAACACTGGCAAGGATGGCAGGATCTGAAATGCTGAGGATCTCCGTGTTACTACTCGCAGCGTCAATTGCCTCTTCCAAGCCAGCGAGCTTTTCTGGTGAGCAGTAGTTGTCCATGAGTATTTTTGCCATATCCACAATAAGTGTGGGAGAGAAAGCACAGTGAGCCACATTACTGAAGATCAGCACTAGTAGAACTACAGTTTGAGCCATTTTGGCCAGTTTCGGATTCCTGCTAATACTGCGCAACCGAACTCTCCTTCTGCAGAGAGGTTTGTCAACTGAGTCTGCTTCAGCCGTCAGGTTTCTGGTAACACATGCATAAGAAGCTTTTCTTCACAATAAAACCTTAATCTCCTTAGCCAAAGTTCTTCAGTTAGAAAATAACAAGCTAAAATGTATGTTACATACACTCTTAAGGGTTAAGGTTAGGATTAGTTCTAAAATGGTTCTAAACAGTACCAAATTATGGTTCTTTGGCTTGTAACAATAGCAGAACTCGTTTTGGTGCTAAATAGAACCCTTTTTATAAGGTTTAATAAAGAATCATGCTTTGAACGTGCTATATAGGACCTTAATGGTGTTATAATTAACCTTTTTAATAAtcgtttattttcattaatattagtagtatcttcatattattattattagtagtagtattaatattatttatatggattatttattaatattgttttttattgtctCTTCTAATTATGTAAAAACAATTAGGTCGTTGAcgaataagatttttaaaagtgtaaaaagaaataaaaataaaacgtcaaaatctccattatgtttaagtgttaacaataagATTaggtggtttttataatcaattaacactgcttttgtcatttttggacaaaacttgtcaccaaaaaagtcattcggtttaaccaaaatttcggttttaccaaatgacacttttggttataccaaatgacgatattttcaaacaatgctaacaggctgatatctagctagctagcaaaaggacaatcaaacattttgaattcagtacaagtttttaaaatattacaacattttccatgttttatagcggttgtaccgaatgacctgatgtttcgggacatgcgtatgagcaagtgaaaaaatgaatttttcaaatagttaagagagagttagttactttgcttcacaaccatgtggttctttgcaggtgtctgaatgatgtcacatcccgtcacatgatattgaccgcatgacttgatccaaaatggtccctttatattggttactccaaatgacatcaatgaaattcatttttccggacattctttctcataacaaagcaacgacttctacataaaattttaataccattttgcactatgttgatatatgatgttataaaatcatgccagaataaaaaatatatacatttattacatttaaagatattttaatcacaaattaaataacaattaataacaattcacctcagatcttcaataaataaaaagaaaacaagaacgttcaaattgtcaactcattgtgaacagacaAGTGTATTATAtaacaaagattgtttcagtaactcagtatgtattt from Ctenopharyngodon idella isolate HZGC_01 chromosome 12, HZGC01, whole genome shotgun sequence carries:
- the rbp3 gene encoding retinol-binding protein 3; protein product: MAQTVVLLVLIFSNVAHCAFSPTLIVDMAKILMDNYCSPEKLAGLEEAIDAASSNTEILSISDPAILASVLTDGVKKTISDSRLKVTYEPGFVPAAPPAMPDIPPEQLAAMIKSTVKVEILDGDIGYLRIQHIIGEEIAQKVGPVLLEHVWDKILSTSAMILDFRNAVSGELSGIPYIVSYYTDPEPLIHIDSVYDRTSDLTIELWSMPTLLGKRYGTSKPLMILTSKDTLGVAEDVAYCLKHLKRATIVGENTAGGTVKMSKIKVGDTDFYVSVPVAKSINPITGKSWEISGVAPDVEVAAEDALEAAIAIIKLRVEIPGLVQAAAMLVADNYAFPSLGEAVAEKLASSGEYSMISTKEELEVKLSADLLKLSGDKCLKTTSNIPALPPMNPTPEMFIELIKVSFHTDVFENNIGYLRFDMFGDFEHVAAIAQIIVEHVWNKVVDTDALIIDLRNNVGGPTSSIAGFCSYFFDGDKQIALDHIYDRPSNTTRDLLTLTQLTGKRYGSKKSLIILTSGVTAGAAEEFVFIMKRLGRAMIIGEATRGGCHPPETFRVGESDVFLSIPISHSDASQGPSWEGAGIAPHIPVPADAALDTAKGILNKHFSGQK